From a single Pseudophryne corroboree isolate aPseCor3 chromosome 6, aPseCor3.hap2, whole genome shotgun sequence genomic region:
- the LOC134934492 gene encoding histone H4-like has product MSGRGKGGKGLGKGGAKRHRKVLRDNIQGITKPAIRRLARRVKRISGLIYEETRGVLKVFLENVFRDAVTYTEHAKRKTVTAMDVVYAHKRQGRTLYGFGG; this is encoded by the coding sequence ATGTCAGGCAGAGGCAAAGGCGGAAAGGGGCTCGGGAAAGGAGGCGCTAAGCGTCACAGGAAGGTGCTGCGGGACAACATCCAGGGCATCACAAAGCCTGCCATCCGCCGTCTAGCACGGAGAGTGAAGCGCATCTCTGGTCTCATCTATGAGGAGACCCGCGGGGTGCTGAAAGTGTTTCTGGAGAACGTGTTCCGGGACGCCGTCACTTACACCGAGCACGCCAAGAGGAAGACTGTCACCGCCATGGATGTGGTCTATGCTCACAAGCGCCAGGGACGCACTCTGTACGGATTCGGAGGCTAA